One region of Candidatus Sulfotelmatobacter sp. genomic DNA includes:
- the chrA gene encoding chromate efflux transporter: protein MSEPRSKSSRLRELGLVFLRLGATSFGGPAAHIGMMDHELVSRRQWLTREEFLDLIGAAALIPGPNSTEVAIHVGYRRAGWRGLLIAGTCFIVPACLITWALAWTYVRYGSLPEGRSIFYGVRPVIIAVVLQALVGLARSALRRRDLIALAMAGTTASFLGLNELVLLAGSGALAMLVRSSPGWGAGTHGRDGAAPLLLALPAAAAPGFGLGALFLFFLKVGAILFGSGYVLLAFLRADLVARWHWLTESQLMDAIAAGQITPGPVFSTATFVGYLLGRTPGAVLATIGIFLPAFVFVALSGPWVARVRGSRSAGAFLDGVNVASLSLMAVVTWQLGRAAIHDALTALLFAASGFALFRFRINPVWLMLAGALLGLLAVPFHLAR, encoded by the coding sequence GTGAGCGAGCCCCGATCGAAATCCTCGCGGCTCCGCGAGCTGGGATTGGTCTTCCTCCGGCTGGGCGCCACTTCGTTCGGCGGGCCGGCCGCGCATATCGGCATGATGGACCACGAGCTCGTGAGCCGGCGCCAGTGGCTCACGCGCGAGGAATTCCTCGACCTGATCGGCGCTGCCGCGCTCATTCCGGGCCCCAATTCCACCGAGGTGGCGATCCACGTTGGGTATCGCCGCGCGGGCTGGCGCGGGCTGCTGATCGCGGGCACGTGCTTCATCGTTCCGGCCTGCCTGATCACCTGGGCGCTGGCCTGGACCTACGTGCGCTACGGCTCGCTCCCCGAGGGGCGGAGCATCTTCTACGGTGTCCGCCCGGTGATCATCGCGGTAGTGCTCCAGGCGCTGGTGGGGCTGGCGCGCAGCGCGCTGCGCCGCCGGGACCTGATCGCGCTGGCGATGGCCGGAACCACCGCCAGCTTCCTTGGCTTGAACGAGCTGGTGCTGCTCGCGGGCTCGGGGGCGCTGGCGATGCTGGTGCGCTCGAGTCCCGGCTGGGGCGCGGGGACCCACGGGCGCGACGGCGCTGCGCCTCTCCTGCTGGCGCTTCCGGCGGCGGCGGCACCCGGATTCGGGCTCGGCGCGCTGTTCCTGTTCTTTCTCAAGGTCGGGGCGATTCTGTTCGGCAGCGGCTACGTGCTGCTCGCGTTCCTCCGCGCCGATCTGGTCGCGCGCTGGCACTGGCTCACCGAGTCGCAGCTGATGGACGCGATCGCCGCCGGCCAGATCACGCCCGGCCCGGTGTTCTCGACCGCCACGTTCGTCGGCTACCTGCTGGGTCGAACTCCAGGTGCCGTTCTGGCGACCATCGGCATCTTCCTGCCGGCGTTCGTGTTCGTGGCCTTGAGCGGGCCATGGGTGGCGCGCGTTCGAGGGTCGCGGTCGGCCGGCGCATTCCTCGACGGGGTCAACGTCGCGTCGCTCTCCTTGATGGCGGTCGTGACCTGGCAGCTGGGTCGCGCCGCGATCCACGACGCGCTGACCGCGCTCCTGTTCGCGGCAAGCGGGTTCGCGTTGTTCCGATTTCGCATCAATCCGGTGTGGCTGATGCTGGCCGGGGCCCTGCTCGGGCTGCTCGCGGTTCCGTTTCACCTCGCTCGGTGA